In Geotalea uraniireducens, the genomic window CGAGAGGGCGGCCGGTTTTTCCAGCACCGCCTCGATGACGCCGATCTTGCCGATATCGTGGAGCAACCCGCCGAGTCTCACCTGTTCGATCATGCTTTCCGACAGTCCCATCTCGGCGGCCAGCCGTGCCGCGATTCGCATTACCCGCTCCGAATGGCCTTTTGTCCAGGGAGATTTGGCGTCGATCGCATTGGCCAGGCTCGCCACGGTGTTGATGAAGAGGCTGCGCATGTCTTCGTAAAGACGGGCGTTCTCCAGCGCCACCGCCATCTGGGAAGCGATCTTCTCGATGGTGAAGGTTTCCTGGCGGGCGAAGGCTCCCGGTTCCGTGTCGCCGAGCAGTAACACCCCCTTGATTTCGTCTTTTGCCACTAGCGGGATGGCGACCAGCGACCTGATGCCGGCAGCCAGCAGTGCCTTGTCGACCGGCGAGGGATCCCGCGATTTTTCGAGATAGGCGATGCTGGCGCTCCGCCCGGTCTGGAAGGCCTTCCAAGCGGTGCTCCGACCGCCGCCCAGGCTGGAGCCGGCCTGCAAAAGCGGTGGGACCGGCAGCTGTTCGCCGTGGGAGGCCATAACCACCAGCTTGTCGCTTTCCACCTGCAGAATGGCCACGAATTCGCAGCGGATGATCCGCTCGATCTGGGCCATGGCCGTTTCCATAATCTTGTCCCGGCTCAGCGAGGAGGAGATCGCCTTGTTGATCTCATCGAGGGTTAGGATGATGTCGATCCGGCCCGCCAGGTCAATGGCCATGTCCAGCGATTCGTCGAAGAGCTGGATGTGGGAGGTGACAAGGGCGGCATGGGAGACCAGGTCGCGGATGATGGCGGTTTCGTCGTCGGAAAAGGGGGGCAGTTCGCGGGTCCGGGCGATGAAAACCGCCCCGATAACCTGGTTGCGGGCAACCATCGGCACCGCCAGCAGGTAGAGGTTGCGGAGCAGTTTGCGGAGCTTCGGCGGCAGCAGTTCCGAGGAGGCCGGATCGGTCAGCAGCAGGTGTTGTTTCTTGCGGATCATCCCCTTGATGAGCGGAATCTTGTCGGGGGCCAGCGGCATTTCGCGGAAGATCGGCAGAAAACGGGCCGGCAGGCCGTAGCTGCGGGCGGGAGCGAAGTCGCGGCGCTCCCGGTCGAAAAAATAGACGGCTATCCATCTGCTCTTCACCAGCTTGCGTAGCAAGCGGGCAAGGTTCTTGACGACTTCATCGACGTCGGCCAGGCTGCCGAGTTGCTCGCTTTCCTCAATCAGCTCGCGGTAG contains:
- a CDS encoding HD domain-containing phosphohydrolase; amino-acid sequence: MINSYRELIEESEQLGSLADVDEVVKNLARLLRKLVKSRWIAVYFFDRERRDFAPARSYGLPARFLPIFREMPLAPDKIPLIKGMIRKKQHLLLTDPASSELLPPKLRKLLRNLYLLAVPMVARNQVIGAVFIARTRELPPFSDDETAIIRDLVSHAALVTSHIQLFDESLDMAIDLAGRIDIILTLDEINKAISSSLSRDKIMETAMAQIERIIRCEFVAILQVESDKLVVMASHGEQLPVPPLLQAGSSLGGGRSTAWKAFQTGRSASIAYLEKSRDPSPVDKALLAAGIRSLVAIPLVAKDEIKGVLLLGDTEPGAFARQETFTIEKIASQMAVALENARLYEDMRSLFINTVASLANAIDAKSPWTKGHSERVMRIAARLAAEMGLSESMIEQVRLGGLLHDIGKIGVIEAVLEKPAALSEDEFPPLRLHPEKGVAILTPISQLKEVLPAILYHHERYDGTGYPKQLKGEEIPLPARIVAVADSFDAMVSERPYKKGFTVREALRELRSCAGTHFDPQVVECFCRYVERVIAKGEEDHLRENFRMVAGA